GCTCGGCTTCGCCAATGGCGACGACGCCTCGCTGGGCGCACAGGGCTGGTACGATCGTCTGTTCCGCCACGCGCCGTTCACCGCGCTCTACAACATGACTGGCCAGCCCGCGATCAGCCTGCCACTCTGTTCCGATCGCGAAGGGCGTCCGCTCGGCATGCAGTTCGTCGCGCGTTTCGGCGCTGAGGACCTGCTGATCCGGCTCGCGGCGCAGCTCGAGCAATCAATGCCCTGGAAGCAGCGACGGCCCGGCGTTTACGTTGGAGCGGTGTGACGCGACTAGGTCGGTTGGACCGGGGCCGAAAGGTCCCGGCCTTCGCATCGCGTGTGGGTCACGATTTCGATTTGCCGCCCGCGCGGAACAGATCCATCACTTCGCTCGACAGACGCTCCGGCTCGGCTTTCTTGGTCTTCGAAGAAGCCTTGGCGGCTTTGGCCTTCTTGGCAGGCTTCGCCGGAGGCGAAGACGGCTCGGCGGACCCATCGGCGAGCGCCGCCAGATGCTGACGCCGCCAAGCCGCAGTCCCGGATTTCGCGTCCGGATGGTGCTTGTCGAGCTTGGTGACGATCGACTTGACGTCGGCGTCTTTCAGTCCCTCGACGATCAGCGAGAAATCCTCGCCGAGCGATCCGGAAATGTCGCGCAACGCCGTCACATCGAGCGACTTTGTCTTGAGCGCCTTGATTACGAGGCTCAGCGCGACCTTGTCGACCTCGGCGCGAATCGGCCGGAAGATCTCGGCATTCTTGCCGATGCGCTTGAGAACCTGGAAGCCGTCAGCGGCGATGGCCATGCAGCACCTCTTCTACTTCTTTGACGAGATCGGCGAGAAGCGGGGTAACGACCTGACCCCATTTCTGCGAAAAACTCGGGAACTGCGTGATCTTGCCGAGCGCTTCAGAAACCGCCACCGCCTCTGGAATCTCGGTCTCGAACATCCGGAACGCGGGTTTCGCCGCGGTCTCCTCGTTGCGAAGTTTATTCGCGGTTTCGTCGTGGACTTTGACCTTGCGGCGCCGCGTGATCAGCACATGAGGCTGCTTGTACTTCGCCGCTTTCTTGGCGCCGGACGAAAGTCCGCGATCCGACAGCGTGATACAAAAGTTCTGCAGGCCGAACGTCGATAGGAAGTCGGCGATCGTAGGCACCATCACTAAATCGGCCAACCGAATGCTCACTTCGGTCAGCACCGAAATTCCTGGCGCGCAATCGATCAGGATGTAATCGAAATCCTTCCGCGTTCGGTCGAGTTGTCTCTTCATCACGGCGAACAGGCCATCGACAATCTGCTCCCAGCTCCATTTTTTGCCGGTAAGTTCGTAGATGATCCGTTGCTCGAAATTGCGCAACTCAGGGCTTGAAGGCAGCAGCGAGATGTTCAGCTGCTCACCTAGATGGGTAACGTTGCTGATGTTGTTGCGGATCGCATCCGTGAAAGCCATCGACTGTTTGCCGAGCAGGTTGTCGGCGAGAAATCCCTCGATCGTTGCGCCGCGCGACATCAGCGTCGCGAGCATCGAGTCGCCCGCGATGCAAATCGATGCATTCGCCTGAGCATCGAGGTCGATGACCAGCACGCGATGACCGCTCGCCGCCAGCGCTTCACCGAGCGATACCACCGTCGTGGTTTTCCCCACGCCGCCCTTCATGTTGGCGACCGCGATGATTTTCGCGCTCATGGCCGATCTCCGTCGAGCGCTCTCAGCAAGGTCATGCGTTCGTGCTCATCGAGCCGTTGCTCCAGGAAGCCGTCGACTTCTGCTGGAGGCGTCGCTTTGCGCACCGGATCGAGCAGCGTCTCAAATGCCTCGTCGCTGTCCGGGTCGTGGATGCGGATCAGGCCAACGCCATGCTGGCTGCATTGCGCGGTGATCTCCGGCAGCCTGGCTTCGGCCTTCGATGTCTCAGGCAAGTGCCAGACCAGATAACCGAAATGGGTAAAGCGGGTTTGCGCGAGGGCCTCGTAGACCGCCAGATCGGTGGCGCCGTGCTCGGCCTTCAATTCGAACGAATAGACATCGAGCTGCGCGCCCGGCATGAACCGGAAACGCATCGCCGTCACCAGGATGAAATCCGGGCGGGCCCAGCGCGCCAGCGGCGGGCCGAGTCGAGACGTATCCTTGATCAGTGATGCGCCATGGTCGGGGATGTCGAGTTCCCGCACGAACGCTCCCCTAAGATAGCGCCCGAGCGGCGCCATCAACTCGGCCTCGGTGCGGGCGGAACGGGTGTCGGGCTTTTCCTGGGGGCGACCGAGTTCGCTCTTGGCGAGAAATATCTGTCCGCCTTGGCCGCGAACCCGCCCGATCTGCCCGGCCGCGAACAGTTGGTCGCGCGCCTGCTCGTAGATTTCATCGTCG
The DNA window shown above is from Rhodopseudomonas palustris HaA2 and carries:
- a CDS encoding ParA family protein, which gives rise to MSAKIIAVANMKGGVGKTTTVVSLGEALAASGHRVLVIDLDAQANASICIAGDSMLATLMSRGATIEGFLADNLLGKQSMAFTDAIRNNISNVTHLGEQLNISLLPSSPELRNFEQRIIYELTGKKWSWEQIVDGLFAVMKRQLDRTRKDFDYILIDCAPGISVLTEVSIRLADLVMVPTIADFLSTFGLQNFCITLSDRGLSSGAKKAAKYKQPHVLITRRRKVKVHDETANKLRNEETAAKPAFRMFETEIPEAVAVSEALGKITQFPSFSQKWGQVVTPLLADLVKEVEEVLHGHRR